Within the Spirochaetota bacterium genome, the region GCCCCTTCACGCGTTTTATTCCCGGGCATGCATCGATCCCCTGTGCAGCGCCATAGAGGAGAACCGGAGGCAGATCATCCGGATATTTCCCGCGGTGAACGTCCGGAGGATCCCGGAGGACGAGATACGCCGGTTCACGGACCCCTCCCACGTGTTTCATAACATCAATTTTATCGAGGATATCGCCGGTCCCCCCGGCGGAATGCCCGCGTGAAACTTTAATTGACGTGCAAGAAGAGACCCGATACCTTGAACACAGGCGATTATACCACGATTGGAGAATGCTCATGGCTGCGGAAGAGGTAAAGGTCGGCGAAAAGATCAAGGCGACACGGGAGGCGAAAGGCCTCGCGCTCAAGGACATCGCCGACAGGACCGGGTTTTCAACCGCCTTTCTCTCCCAGCTCGAAAATCACCTGATATCGCCGCCGCTGGGCGCCATAATCAAGATCGCGCATTCGCTCGACGTGGAGATCGGCACCCTGTTCAACCAGGTGGGGACCGCCCCTTTCACCATCGTGCGCACGCACGAACGCACGCCCACCTCGCGCGTCGCGTCCAAGGAAGGGGTCCGATACGGATATTCCTACGAATCGCTCGCCCCGGACAAGATCAACCGGCGCATGGAACCCTTCCTGGTCACCCTGGAACCGGTCTCCACGCAGGGCGTTCCCTACAACCATGAAGGCGAGGAATTCCTGTTCGTCCTGGAGGGCAAGATCGAGGTTCGCCTGGGCGAATATACCGATACGCTCGAGCCGGGCGACAGCATTTATTACGATTCGACCACCCCTCATAAAGTGGCCTGCGCGGGGGACAAGCCGGCCAGGATACTCGCGGTGATCTTTGCGTCCTGATTCCCGGACAGATTCGGCGCCGCACGTGCAACTATCAGGCAGTTAAATATTGTTTTCCCTTTCCCATGCGCTACGTTGTCTGCGAGGTCTTTTTCAGATATGTTAAAAATGCATATCCAGGTTAAAAGTACTTTACAAGTCGGCTAATTAGTTCTAAAGACCGGGTAGCGATATCAAATCCCCCAATCGAAGAGAAAATATGAAACCAGGGTGTCTTGGACACTATTTGAATAGTTACAAGCCGCGCGAGGAGTGCGGCGTTTTCGGCATATTCGGAACACCGCAGGCATCCAACCTGACCTACCTGGGCCTGTACCGCCTCCAGCATCGCGGCCAGGAGTCCGCGGGGATCGCCTCCTCGGACGGGATGCACATCTTCCGTTACGCGGGCATGGGCAAGGTCGTCGACATCTTCAAAGAGGAACACCTTGAAAGCCTGTCGGGACACATGGCGATAGGGCACAACCGCTATTCGACGACGGGCTCGTCCTTTCTCAGGAACGCCCAGCCCCTTCGCGCCGATTCGATTCTGGGGCCGATAGTGCTTTCGCACAATGGGAACCTCGTGAACGCGGGGGATATCCGGTTCGACCTGGAGCGCCAGGGCTCTATCTTCCAGACCTCGATAGACACCGAGATAATCGTGCACCTCATGGCGCGCTCCGGGATAAGCGATTTTCTCGAAGCGCTCATACGCTCGCTCAAGCAGATCCGGGGGGCCTACTCGCTTCTGGTCATGAACCAGAACGCCATTTACGCCGTCAGGGATCCGTACGGCTTCCGGCCGCTCGTGCTGGGAAAGCTCGACGACGCCTGGGTGGTCGCATCCGAGACCTGCGCCTTCGACATCATCGACGCGGAATACGTGCGCGAAATCCAGCCGGGAGAGCTCGTGGAGATTACTGCAAACGGCGTGCGCTCCTACTTCCCGTTCGAGAAGCACGACCAGGCGCTGTGCATCTTCGAATACATCTACTTCTCGAGGCCCGATTCCATCATTTTCGGAAACTCGGTCCACGACATGCGCATCCAGCTGGGACGCACCCTCGCCAAGCAATCGCCCGCGAACGCCGACATCGTCGTGCCCATTCCCGATTCCTCGACCTGCGCGGCGCTGGGCTATTCCCGTGAATCGGGAATCCCCTACGAAAACGGTATGATCCGGAGCCATTACATAGGCCGGACCTTTATCGAGCCGTCGCAGAAGATCCGCGACTTCGGGGCCAAGATCAAGTACAACGTCGTGCGCTCGGCCGTGGCGGGAAAGAAGCTCGTGATCGTGGACGATTCCATCATGCGCGGCACCACGATGCGCAAGATCATAAAGATGTTCCGCAACGCGGGCGCGGTCGAGATACACGTGCGCATATCGTCCCCGCCCACCATGTTCCCGTGCTTCTACGGCATCGATATTCCCACGCGAAGCGAGCTCATCGCCTCGTCGCACTCCATCGAGGAGATTCGCAAATATCTCCGCGTCGAGTCCATCGAGTACCTCACGCGCGAGAACATGCTCGCGGCGATCGACCGCCCCGAGATGCAGTTCTGCGCGGCGTGCTTCGACGGAAAATACCCGGTCGAGTTCCGTCAGAGCGAGGACAGCCAGAAGTATCTCTTCGAAGACCTCGCCATAAGCGGCGAATACTACTGATCGGCGGGAATGAAACCGCGCGTTGAAACGCGCGGCTACGAAGCATAAACACCCGCCGCCCCGGCGCGGAAAAAAAACTTGACACTCCCATGAGCGGGGCCTTATGTGGGACACGTACAGGTGACTAGCTCAATTGGTAGAGCAGCGGTCTCCAAAACCGCAGGCTGGGGGTTCGAGCCCCTCGTCACCTGCATGAGGAACGCGAAAAGGCGGGGTTTTGAGACCCCGCCTTTTTGCCCACTAAAACGCTGAATTTATCCTTGATATGCTATACCCATCTTGTGAGCGATGCCATGCAACCTCTTATCATTAGTCCATAACACGCAATCCGATAGTAAAGAGGATGCGAGAAGGTTGATGTCTATGAATCCTATTCCCTTACCCTGAAGTTTATTCATCTCGATAAAACGCAATATTTCCTGAAGGGCTATTTCAGGCGACGAATCAAGTGTTTGCAACAGGTTCAGGATTTCTTTGCGGTTTTTAAGAGTTCCGCATGCGAGTTCCCCGATTATAAAAGGATGAATTACCACATCGGCATTGTTAAGCAGTTCTATCAACCGTGGATGGCCCTTCTTAAAGTGTTCGATCCAGACGGATGTGTCAACAAGGACCATAGGCTTAGAAATCGTTCCTTCTTCTTCGTACCGTAGTCAATGACTTCTCTGTCCCACCGAGCTTCGCAAGACGCCTGCTGTTCTCTTTCTTAATAAGGGCCTCAAGGCCGAGGCGGACAAGAGTCGTTTTTTCGTCTATTCCGGTGAGAGATGAAGCCTTCTTGATTAATGAATCGTCAATATTTATTGTTGTTCTCATATGTATCTATGTGCATATTTTAAGCATATTAGTCAAATAATAATTAATAGTAGACTGTTGCGAGACCGCAGGGAGCACTGTGGGGCGTTTTCAGGGGCTGCGCACCCGCCTTTCTTCTTGACGATGGCCAGTTCCCCGCTTATTTAATCTCGAAACCGAGGATGACGATGTCATCCTCGACCGGACCACCGCCGCGAAAGGCGGTCAGACCGCCGATCACGGCGTCAAGCGTCGCATCGAGCGATGCGACGCCGTTGTCCCTGAGTATCGGCATCATGCCTTCGACCCCGAAAAATCTTCTTTCGCAATCCCTGGTTTCAACTACGCCGTCGGTATAGAGATAAACCCGGTCGCCCCTTCGCAGGCGTACCCTTGTTTCGTCGAAACAGGCGCTCCTGAATTGTCCTATCAGGGTTCCGCCGCAGTTCAATTCCTCGATCCCCCCCGTGGCGGCCCGATGCACGATCGGGGCCGGGTGCCCTCCCCGCGCAAATATGAATTCCGCCGAATCGTCTTCCCGGGAAAACGTGAATATCCCGTACACCGCGGTAAGGAAGTAGTTTTGCATGTTCACGATAAGATCGCGGTTAAGCTCCTCCATGAAGGATTTCGGGCGATCCCCGCAAATCCGGCATATCCGGTCGAACTCGAATTTGACGAGCGAGAGAAACAGCGCCGCGGATACGCCATGCCCGGAAACATCGCAGATAAAGACGCCAAGATCCCCCGAATCGAATTCCGTGAAGGAGAAATAATCGCCGCCAATCGCCGCGGCGGTGTCGCTCCGGGAACCGATCCGGATGCACGTGTGTTCCGGGACGGACACCGGCAGCAGCGCTTTTTGAATTCTCTGCGCGTGCCCGAGCTCTTTTTCAATCGCGGCATTTTTCATACGTAATATGTCCTCGGCGGCGGTCCGCTCCCTGATCTCTTTCCGCAATTGAAGCTTCTCCCTGAGATCGCTGCCGATTATCACCACCCCCTGTGGATCTCCGAATTCGTCCTGGATGATCGAGGCACGAATTTCCGCGGGGATGAATTCTCCCGTCGAGGTTATGAATTCGCCTATAATTTCGAACCTCGGGGTCCGGCTGCTTATCATCGCGTCGAACGCCCTGCCCGCCCGCTCGCCGTCTTTTAAAAGGGCGTGGAAGCGCGTTCCCGGTTCTCGCCGGATATCGAACCCCAGTATCTTTTCGATCTGGGGATTGGTCTTGATAATAATTCCACGGGTATCTGTGAGTACGAGCAGGTCCCGCATCCGGTACACGACCTCGTCCGAGACGTCAGACAGGTTGATGGACATGAAGCGGTAGCGCCGGATGGAATACCAGATGCCGAACGCCCATATGAAAATAAAAATCGGCGAAAGCGCCGGCACAGTAAAATGATGTATGGCCGGCAGTATGATGTCGGTGAAGAAGGCGAATGTAAGCGCAGAAACGGAGGTGACCACGAGCACGCGCGCCTGTTTTTTCTCCCGCCGGGCCGGCGCCCTTTTTCCCCAGAGATAGATGAGCACGATTCCCGCGAGCGCGTATCCCGATTGGTATGCGATAAAGAGCCAGAACCACGGACTGTCCGTCATCGGGACCTCGGCGTATCCGAACCCCACGCGGATAAAATCCGCCGCGTACATTTCGCCGGTGATCTGCTTGAGCGTGAAAACGAGGCCCGGAGCATAGAGCGCGAGGTATACCCAGGATCTGGCCAGGAGCGAATGCTTTCCGGTGAGCGTGAGCACGTAGTGAAGTGCGAACCCGCTGAACAGGCACCACCCCGGGGCGCTCAAGCCGTACCAGAACAGGAGATCATCGCGGGCGGGCGCGGCATGAAGAAACGCGTAGCAGAATCCCCACAGTGAGAAACACAAACATGTGGCCAGGGAGAGCCGGTTAAGCCGCGCGCGCGGATCCAGACGCAGCGAAAAGACCCCGAGGGAAGCGCACATGATCGCGGAAAATATGTTTATAAGAGAGAACGGGTTCATTTTTCTTTACCGTCCCGGGATTACCAGATTTAGCCCGGTGTAAGAAATATCCGTCCGTGGACTGCGATGCCCGATTCCAGGCCGCGGCAGGCGCAGATAGTGCGCATTTTAATTCTCGACCAGCGTCTTGATAATCACATCGGTCTGCCGTAATCGTTTTGCCAGCGCCGACGCGAGCTTGAGGTACACCGTTTCCCCGAAGCGGTGGTCTATTTCACACAGCGCGTCAAATGAGGCGCGCGTCATCACGTAAAGCCAGGCCTCATCCTCCGCGACGGCATTGGCGGAGCGGCCCCCCTTGACGAGAAACGCCATATCCCCGAAAAAGTCGCCCTTCCCGAAGGTTGCAAGGTGCTCCGACATGCCGCCGGAAAGGGGAAGGTCGATTCGGACCGAACCCTTCCTGATAAAAAATATTTCCCTGCCCTCGTCGCCGTGCCCGAAAATCATCTCGCCCGGCGCGTAGCGCTTCTCTTCCATGATGCCATTGAGCCCTTCGATCACCCGCCGGTCCGTTTCCAGGAAAAAGGTGAACGCGGCAAGGTCGAGCGGAAGGTCCGCATCACCCAGGCACGAGTTCACGGACTCGAGGATGCGGTCCTCGGCCCACTGAATCCCCTCGTCCAGGCTGCCGAGGTAGCGGATATTCCTTCCGGCCTGAGATAGTCCCAGCCGCGAAAGGTACGCCTGCACGTTCTGACCGGTCGGCAGGTTGATGGGGACCGAGGTGAATATAAGCTCGCCCCCGTTCGCGCTTACCGTCTGCTCAATCTGGTCGATGCGATGCACGGCCGTGTAATCGACCGCGGCCACCCTCCGCATGTCGAGAATGAGGTAGCGCGATTTTTCGAGGTGCGGTTCTATCTCCGTCATGAGCTGGTCCGAGGTGCCGAAAAAAAGCGGACCCTGAAGTTCGACGATCAGGATGTCCTCGCCGCGCGCATTGAGTATTTCGCGCTGGAGCGGGATCCTGTGTTTGCGCGAATAGAACTGATTTCCGAATACTTTCCTGCGCACTACCGGCTGGCGCATCTGGTCCCGGAGAAAAATGAGTATGGAAAGAACGATTCCCATGCCCGCCGCGGCGATCAGGTTCAGGTAAAGGGCCGTGACGACCACCGCGAGGTATACCAGGAAATCGAACCGGGTGCTGCGGTGTTTTAAGAGATATAAATTCTTGAAATCGATCATGCGCGCGCCGATAACCACGAGGATGCCCGCAAGCGCCGGCAGCGGCACCCACGATATGGAAGAAGTCAGGAAAAGCAGCACGAGCACGGAAAACAAACCCGCAAGCACGCCCGAGAGCCTGCGCCGCCCTCCGCTGCCCGCGTTTACCAGCGTGGGGCCCATGGTACCGGCGCCCGCGATACCGCAGGCGAGCGACGAGCCTATGTTCGCGATCCCCTGTCCGAAAAGCTCGCGATTGGAATCGTGACGCGATCTTGTCATCGCGTCCAGCACCAGGCACGTCTTCAATGTATCGATCGAGAGCAACACCGCAAGGGTGATCGCCGTGACCGCGATGGTGGGAATAAGCGACGGGCTTACCGATGCGAGGGATCCGTAGGAATTGACGATCGTCTGGAAAAACGCGTCCGTCCCCGTGGCCACGGGTCCCACGACGAGGCTGTTTCCCATCAGGGTGGCCATTGCCGGATAGTACAGCGCAAAAGCCCAGTAGGAGGCAATCCCCGCGACGAGGGCGAGTATGGCCGCGGGCACCTTGCGGATTAATTGCTGTGAAACCACCATAACGACGATTGTCACCAATCCCACGGAAAGGCCCTGCAGGTTCCACGCGTCCGGCGTGGCGAGTCCCTTCCAGAGCGTCATGCCTCCTCCGGGAACGCTGAATAGCCTTGGAAGCTGGCCGAGTATTATGAGCAGGCCCACGCCGCTCAGGTAGCCGGATACGACGGAGTACGGAATGTACTTGATAAAGCGACCCCCGCCCACGAGACCAAGGAACACCTGCAGCAGTCCGCAGGCCATGATTACGAGGAGAATCATGGAGGGGAGCGTTGCGGCAATATCGGTGCCGGTTCCGTTCGCGGTGACTCCCAGCACGAACGCGGAAAGCACCGCGGCGGCCGGTGCGCACGGTGCGGAGACGAGCCCCGGGGTCCCGCCCGTGAGCGGCGCGATCAGGCCGAGCATTATCGCGCCCACCACGCCCGCCATCGCCCCGCGCGACGCGAATTCCGCGCCCATTGGCGAGTAAATGATGATCCCGAACGCGATCGAAGACGGCAGCGAGACGAGCATGGCGGCGAAACCGCCGTAAATCTCTCCCTGCAATGCCGACAGCCTGCTCTTTATATCACCCATGCTCCAATTCTCGCATCCATTTCTTTCGCGATACCGGGACTCATTGTTTCGGAACAGTCACATCCGCGACGAGGGGAAGGTGGTCCGATATTTTCAAGGTGTCGTCGCGGCGCACGTAGTGGGTCCCCAGGTTTACATTATTCGAATAGAACAAATAGTCGATTATCCTGTCCGGGCCCTTAACCGCGGGATCGTTCGGGAAATGGGTATACCAGCGCTTCGCATCGGGACTGTTCGCCTCGGCGTACGAGGGTACGGACCGGTATGCCTTGAATATCAGCTCGACCTCGGTTTTAGGATTGAAATACACGCGCTGGTCGGGAGGGAGCGCCTCATAGGCGCCGCCCGGGGGAAGCAGGTTGAAATCGCCGCCGATCATCCACGGGTTTCCCTCGGCGCTCAGGGTGTCCAGGATCGCCCTCACCTGCTGCGTCTGCTTTTCCATCGTGTTCGTGCCCTGGGCGAACGCGTCCATGTGCGTGGTCAGGAACGCGAAATCCTTCCCGCCCCTGACCGGCAGGCGGACCTCGAGCACCGCGCGCCGGAAATTGAAGAGCATCGTGACCGGATCGCCCGGGATAAGCTCAAGCTGGTGGCGCGTCGCCGACGATATCTTGTATTTCGAAATTATGGCGAGTTTCATTCCCACGGCGCCCCGGATGCGCGGGTGCGGCACATAGGCCGCCTTCCAGTACCAGGCGCTCGCCTGGCAGGCGTACGAGGACGGGAGAAGCGCGAGCAGCCTCTTGAGCTGGTTTTCGTAATCGGTGCGTTTCGAGCCGTCGTCGATCTCCTGCAACAAAATTACGTCGGGGTCCTCGGCCCTGATTACGCGGGCGGTCTCGTTGAAGGTCGCGGTAATATCGGCGGGCGACGGCCTTTCATCGGGTCCCGAGCCGTCGAAAAGATCGTAAAAGAATACGTAGTTCTTCCCTGCCATGTACTGGATGTTCCAGCTGAGCACCTTGAGCTTCTGACCGGGCGCGAGCACGGGCGCCTCCCCGGCGCAGTTCACTTTTTCGCTCTCGATAGCAGCGGGATGATAGGTGGTAAACCATGCCCAGGCGACAAGCACGATGACGAGCGCCGCCAGTCCCATTAATACCCGCGTCAGCACCTTCTTGGTTTTCACGATTTCTTTCCCCCACGGAATTTAATCGCCGACGGATGCGATCCCTTGTTTTTAGTTTCCCTTTAAAGACGGCGCATGTCAAGGAAGTTCCGCGCGGGGCGCCGATACTACTTGTCCTCCCAGTCCCAGAAATAGTCCTTGTTCGTGAGCTCCTCCTGTTTCCCGTTCGCGTCCTGTTCCCTTCGCAGTCCCTCCGGGATATCCTCCACGGTCTCGTGGAAATATTTTATCTGCTCCTCGAGGTCGGCGGTGCATTCCTCCCAGTACTGGACGGTGCCGAAATGGGGAAAGGCGCGCGGGAAGGCGGGGTCCTCCCAGCGTCGCGCGATCCAGGCCGCGTAGTTGATATACCTGAGCGCCCTGAGCGGCTCGATGAGCCTCAGGGTGGAGCGGTCGAACTCCCTGAACTGACCGTATGCCTCCAGGAACACCTCGCGCTGGCGGAGCCCCTCGCGATCCCGGGCGGGGACCATCATCCACACGTCCTGAACGGCGGGACCGTTGAGAAAGTCGTCGAAATCGAGGAAGTACCAGCCCTCCGCGCCGTGTAAAAGGTTCCCCAGGTGGCAATCGCCGTGGATCCGGTGAAAGGGAACGTCCCGGCGCAGTTCGTCGTAGAGCTTCACGATCTCGTGGACGGCGTCCGCGTAGCGCCCCGCGCAGTGCGGGGGAAGAAACCCGTTCTCCTGGAGGAACGCGAGCGGCTTAAGCCCATAGGTTTCGCCGGTGAGGGCGATACGGTACACGGCGTTCTTCGAGGCGCCCATGTTGTGGATCCGCGCGAGCGTCCTGCCCAGGATGCCCAGCACCTCGTCGGAGAGCTCGTCGGGCACCCTCCCGCCCGTGCGCGGCCAGATCGCGTAATAGATGCCCTCGATCTCGTGCAGGGTCGCCCCGTCCGCGAAGCCGCGCGGCGCGCAGACCGGGATCTCGTCGTCCCTGAGCGAGATCAGGAACTCGTGCTCCTCGAGTATCTGCTCCCGGGACCAGCGGCCCGGGCGGTAGAACTTCGCGACGACGTGGGTGCCGTCCTCGAGCTTCAGGTCGTAGACCCGGTTTTCGTAGCTGTTGAGCGCCATGCAGTGTCCCGTGGGCTCCAGGCCGCTTTGCTCGAGGGCCCTGAGGATGATGTCCGGCGTGAGGTTATAGAAAAAGTTTTTCATCGTACAGTTATATCGGCCCCCAAATGCTGTTACGCATCTCCGCGAACCAGCGCGGCTGGTAACATGGAATGGGGTCCGGTCGCGATGTAAACCGTTTTTTCCGGCGGGCGGATTCGGGGCGCCGGTTACCGCGTCCCGTAACCCTCCTCGCAGGCGCCGTCTCCCGGATGGTAATGCACGTGTACGTCCACGATTTCATCGATTTCCGCGACTAGGCGCGATTCAAGCATCGTCGAGATTTCATCGCCACGGCGAATGGTCCTCGAACCGTCTATGCAGATGTCGATGTTGACGACGAGGTATTGTCCGAACGTATGTACGCGTATCCGCTCTATGCCGCTGATCTCCGGGATTCCCTTCGCGACGCCGGTTATCCGCTGCGTGAGCTCCGTGGCAGGCGCCGTGCTCATGAGCGCAAGGGCCGATTCCCGGATGATGTTGATCCCCGTGCGCAGTATGAACAAGGCGACCACGCCCCCGGCGAGCGGGTCAACCCAGGGAAACCCCTCGCGGCCGAAATAGATGCCCACGGCCGCGGCGAGCGATGCGAATATGTCGTTGATGTGGTCGAACGCCAGCGCGCGGATGGCGCTGTTGTTGGTTTTGGCGCCGATTCGCTTCGTCACCAGGGTGAGCGCTATTTTCAGGCATATCGTGAAAAGGGCGATCCCGAGCGTAATGAGCGGGGTTTCCGGCGCGGGCGTATGCCGCACGAGCGCATCGTACACCCCGTCGAGCGCGTTCCAGAAGATCGCGACCGCGGTGCTCAGGATGAACGCGCCCACCACCACCGAGGCGATGCTCTCCATCTGCCGGTGCCCGTAGGGATGCTCGTGGTCCGCGGGCTCGACCGACAATCTTAGAAATATCTTCGTCGCGATATAGTACGCCACGTCCGAGGTCGAGTTGATGCCGTCCGCGAGGAGTGCCGGGCTGTGCCCGAGCATGCCGAAGAACACCTTGAGGAAGGCGAGCACGATATTGGACACGAGTCCCAGGTTCACCGCGAAGGAGTTGCTCCTGTCGTTTGCGCGCTCGCGGGTTTCCTGTTCGCTGTTTCGTTCCATTTTATTTACATGCCCCGTCCGGCGGCCGCGCGGGAGAGAAATATTTTTCGGGCCGGGGGCCGATACGCGATCGGCATCCGGACGCGCCGATCGTTACAGGTTCTGCCAGTCCTTGAAGACCGGCTGGTACCCGCGGGAATAGATCATGGCGCTCACCTCCTCCACGCTCCGGTGGTCGGCGATCTCGAACTGCCCGGTGGTCCGGGGGCCCTGGGCGTATCCGCCCACCTCTGTGTGCGATCCCGCGGACATGCGCGTAACCCCCAGGCCTACGAGGTTGTCGCGCATGTAGCCGCGCTCCCGCGTGGAGACCGTGATGCCGGCCCTGGGGATGAACAGGCGGAACGCGCACATGATCTGCACGAGCTCTTTGTCGCCTACCTCGTGCGGGGAGGTATAATGCCCTTCCTGCGGCTGGAGGCGCGGCAGGGATACGCTCACCTCGATCTCGGGAAAGCGGTCCTGGAGCCAGGCGGCGTGCAACCCGGTAAGGAAGGCGTCCCTCCGCCAGTCCGCAAGGCCCAAGAGCGCCCCGACCCCGACGGTACGCACATGCGCGGCGCAGGCGCGCTCGGGCGCGTCGAGCCGCCAGCGGTAATCCCGCTTGGGACCGCGGTGAAGCGCGTCGTACACGTTTTCGTCGTAGGTCTCCTGGTAGATGGTGAGCCCGTCAAGGCCGGAGGCGACGAGCTCCGCGTATTCAGGCTCGTCCACCGGGTACACCTCGGCGGAAACCGAGGAGAAGTGTTCCCTGAGCAGCTCGATGCTCTCGCCGATATAGGAAACCGGCGATTCCCGGCGGGATTCGCCCGTAAGCACGAGGATGTGGCGTATCCCGGTCGCGGCTATGATGCGCGCCTCGCGCTCTATCTCCTCCATGGTTAGCTTCATCCTGGGGATTTGAGTTCCCTGCCGGAAGCCGCAATAGGCGCACTCGTTCACGCAGTAGTTGCTTATATACAGCGGTGCGTAGAGCTGGATGACCCGCCCGAATTGCCGGAGCGTGATCTCCTGCGACTTGCGCGCCATGTCCTCCAGCCGGCCCTCCGCCGCGGGC harbors:
- a CDS encoding cupin domain-containing protein, encoding MQEETRYLEHRRLYHDWRMLMAAEEVKVGEKIKATREAKGLALKDIADRTGFSTAFLSQLENHLISPPLGAIIKIAHSLDVEIGTLFNQVGTAPFTIVRTHERTPTSRVASKEGVRYGYSYESLAPDKINRRMEPFLVTLEPVSTQGVPYNHEGEEFLFVLEGKIEVRLGEYTDTLEPGDSIYYDSTTPHKVACAGDKPARILAVIFAS
- a CDS encoding amidophosphoribosyltransferase, whose amino-acid sequence is MKPGCLGHYLNSYKPREECGVFGIFGTPQASNLTYLGLYRLQHRGQESAGIASSDGMHIFRYAGMGKVVDIFKEEHLESLSGHMAIGHNRYSTTGSSFLRNAQPLRADSILGPIVLSHNGNLVNAGDIRFDLERQGSIFQTSIDTEIIVHLMARSGISDFLEALIRSLKQIRGAYSLLVMNQNAIYAVRDPYGFRPLVLGKLDDAWVVASETCAFDIIDAEYVREIQPGELVEITANGVRSYFPFEKHDQALCIFEYIYFSRPDSIIFGNSVHDMRIQLGRTLAKQSPANADIVVPIPDSSTCAALGYSRESGIPYENGMIRSHYIGRTFIEPSQKIRDFGAKIKYNVVRSAVAGKKLVIVDDSIMRGTTMRKIIKMFRNAGAVEIHVRISSPPTMFPCFYGIDIPTRSELIASSHSIEEIRKYLRVESIEYLTRENMLAAIDRPEMQFCAACFDGKYPVEFRQSEDSQKYLFEDLAISGEYY
- a CDS encoding type II toxin-antitoxin system VapC family toxin gives rise to the protein MVLVDTSVWIEHFKKGHPRLIELLNNADVVIHPFIIGELACGTLKNRKEILNLLQTLDSSPEIALQEILRFIEMNKLQGKGIGFIDINLLASSLLSDCVLWTNDKRLHGIAHKMGIAYQG
- a CDS encoding type II toxin-antitoxin system VapB family antitoxin translates to MRTTINIDDSLIKKASSLTGIDEKTTLVRLGLEALIKKENSRRLAKLGGTEKSLTTVRRRRNDF
- a CDS encoding PAS domain S-box protein: MNPFSLINIFSAIMCASLGVFSLRLDPRARLNRLSLATCLCFSLWGFCYAFLHAAPARDDLLFWYGLSAPGWCLFSGFALHYVLTLTGKHSLLARSWVYLALYAPGLVFTLKQITGEMYAADFIRVGFGYAEVPMTDSPWFWLFIAYQSGYALAGIVLIYLWGKRAPARREKKQARVLVVTSVSALTFAFFTDIILPAIHHFTVPALSPIFIFIWAFGIWYSIRRYRFMSINLSDVSDEVVYRMRDLLVLTDTRGIIIKTNPQIEKILGFDIRREPGTRFHALLKDGERAGRAFDAMISSRTPRFEIIGEFITSTGEFIPAEIRASIIQDEFGDPQGVVIIGSDLREKLQLRKEIRERTAAEDILRMKNAAIEKELGHAQRIQKALLPVSVPEHTCIRIGSRSDTAAAIGGDYFSFTEFDSGDLGVFICDVSGHGVSAALFLSLVKFEFDRICRICGDRPKSFMEELNRDLIVNMQNYFLTAVYGIFTFSREDDSAEFIFARGGHPAPIVHRAATGGIEELNCGGTLIGQFRSACFDETRVRLRRGDRVYLYTDGVVETRDCERRFFGVEGMMPILRDNGVASLDATLDAVIGGLTAFRGGGPVEDDIVILGFEIK
- a CDS encoding cyclic nucleotide-binding domain-containing protein gives rise to the protein MGDIKSRLSALQGEIYGGFAAMLVSLPSSIAFGIIIYSPMGAEFASRGAMAGVVGAIMLGLIAPLTGGTPGLVSAPCAPAAAVLSAFVLGVTANGTGTDIAATLPSMILLVIMACGLLQVFLGLVGGGRFIKYIPYSVVSGYLSGVGLLIILGQLPRLFSVPGGGMTLWKGLATPDAWNLQGLSVGLVTIVVMVVSQQLIRKVPAAILALVAGIASYWAFALYYPAMATLMGNSLVVGPVATGTDAFFQTIVNSYGSLASVSPSLIPTIAVTAITLAVLLSIDTLKTCLVLDAMTRSRHDSNRELFGQGIANIGSSLACGIAGAGTMGPTLVNAGSGGRRRLSGVLAGLFSVLVLLFLTSSISWVPLPALAGILVVIGARMIDFKNLYLLKHRSTRFDFLVYLAVVVTALYLNLIAAAGMGIVLSILIFLRDQMRQPVVRRKVFGNQFYSRKHRIPLQREILNARGEDILIVELQGPLFFGTSDQLMTEIEPHLEKSRYLILDMRRVAAVDYTAVHRIDQIEQTVSANGGELIFTSVPINLPTGQNVQAYLSRLGLSQAGRNIRYLGSLDEGIQWAEDRILESVNSCLGDADLPLDLAAFTFFLETDRRVIEGLNGIMEEKRYAPGEMIFGHGDEGREIFFIRKGSVRIDLPLSGGMSEHLATFGKGDFFGDMAFLVKGGRSANAVAEDEAWLYVMTRASFDALCEIDHRFGETVYLKLASALAKRLRQTDVIIKTLVEN
- a CDS encoding endonuclease/exonuclease/phosphatase family protein, with the protein product MGLAALVIVLVAWAWFTTYHPAAIESEKVNCAGEAPVLAPGQKLKVLSWNIQYMAGKNYVFFYDLFDGSGPDERPSPADITATFNETARVIRAEDPDVILLQEIDDGSKRTDYENQLKRLLALLPSSYACQASAWYWKAAYVPHPRIRGAVGMKLAIISKYKISSATRHQLELIPGDPVTMLFNFRRAVLEVRLPVRGGKDFAFLTTHMDAFAQGTNTMEKQTQQVRAILDTLSAEGNPWMIGGDFNLLPPGGAYEALPPDQRVYFNPKTEVELIFKAYRSVPSYAEANSPDAKRWYTHFPNDPAVKGPDRIIDYLFYSNNVNLGTHYVRRDDTLKISDHLPLVADVTVPKQ
- a CDS encoding serine/threonine protein kinase gives rise to the protein MKNFFYNLTPDIILRALEQSGLEPTGHCMALNSYENRVYDLKLEDGTHVVAKFYRPGRWSREQILEEHEFLISLRDDEIPVCAPRGFADGATLHEIEGIYYAIWPRTGGRVPDELSDEVLGILGRTLARIHNMGASKNAVYRIALTGETYGLKPLAFLQENGFLPPHCAGRYADAVHEIVKLYDELRRDVPFHRIHGDCHLGNLLHGAEGWYFLDFDDFLNGPAVQDVWMMVPARDREGLRQREVFLEAYGQFREFDRSTLRLIEPLRALRYINYAAWIARRWEDPAFPRAFPHFGTVQYWEECTADLEEQIKYFHETVEDIPEGLRREQDANGKQEELTNKDYFWDWEDK
- a CDS encoding cation transporter, with amino-acid sequence MERNSEQETRERANDRSNSFAVNLGLVSNIVLAFLKVFFGMLGHSPALLADGINSTSDVAYYIATKIFLRLSVEPADHEHPYGHRQMESIASVVVGAFILSTAVAIFWNALDGVYDALVRHTPAPETPLITLGIALFTICLKIALTLVTKRIGAKTNNSAIRALAFDHINDIFASLAAAVGIYFGREGFPWVDPLAGGVVALFILRTGINIIRESALALMSTAPATELTQRITGVAKGIPEISGIERIRVHTFGQYLVVNIDICIDGSRTIRRGDEISTMLESRLVAEIDEIVDVHVHYHPGDGACEEGYGTR